Below is a genomic region from Spirochaetota bacterium.
GGGCCTTCACATCACGCTCGCCGACGCCGCCAAAGACGCGAAGGCCGGTGACGGCGGGAAGTCGCTCTTCGCCCCGCCGAAGACGGCGCGAGACTACTGGCCCACGAAGGACTGGAAGGTGAAAAAACCAGAAGAGCTCGGCATGAGCTCCGCGAAGCTCAAGGCCGTCGAGGACTACGCATTCACGCGCGTGGGGCCCGAGGCCGAAAGGAAGGGGATTCGCACCGACGGGCTGGTCATCATAAAGAACGGCTACCTGGTGTACGAAAAATACGCCGGCGGCTTCGATAAAGATCGCGTGCACCTCACCTGGTCGGTGTCCAAGAGCTTCACGAACGCATTGTACGGAATCGCGCTGAAGGAGGGTCGGCTCAAGATCGAGGATCCGGCGTTTAAATACTACAGGGCGCTCGACCGCGGCGATCACCGGAAGATAACGATCGACCACCTGCTGCGCATGAGCTCGGGACTCTACTCCAACGAGACCTACGAGGCCTCGCCGCTGAAGTCCACGGTGAACGCGATGCTTTTCACCACCGGGCACAAGGACATGGCCGCCTACGCCGCCGCGCAGGACTTCGAGGCCGCCCCCGGCGAGAAATGGGAATACGCCAGCCCCACGCCCAACCTCCTCATGGCCATGTTAAAGAGCACCATGAGCGCGGCCGAGTACGACCGCTACCCGTGGGACAGACTCTTCAACGTCATCGGCATGAAGAACGCGGTGTGGGAGCGCGACGCGGCGGGCACCTTCGTCGGTTCCTCGTACGTCTACGCCACGCCGCGCGACATGGCCAAGTTCGGCTATCTTTTCCTGAACGACGGCGCGTGGGATGGAAAGCGGATCCTCCCCGAGGGCTGGGTGCGATACAGCACTACGCTTGCCCCCGCCTATCTTAAAACAAAGCTCGACGCCGAGGACCGCAAGGACGCCAACTACGGCGCACTGTGGTGGCTGAACATGGGCGTTTCGGAGATGGACCTTCCGCCCGTGTATCCCGACGCGCCGCGAGACATGTTCATGGCGCTGGGCCACTGGTCGCAGATGATCTTCGTCATCCCGTCGCTCGACATGGTGATCGCCTACACCGGCGACACGCGCGAGAAGCCCAGCTTCGACCGCAACCGTTTCCTCAAGATGATCATCGACAGCATCGGGAAATAGGAGGACATCATGAAAAAGATATTAAAGATAGCGCTCATTCTGCTGCTGGTCGTCATCGTCGGCATCGGCGCGTGGGTGGCGGCGAACTGGAAGGTCATCAGCGCCTTCCTGCCCATGGCATCGGGCGCATACGCCAAGTTCATGTGCTCGAGCATCTTCGTGGAGGGCAAGACCGAGGAGGCGGCGCGCAACTGGTCGCGCCTGTCGCTGCCGGTTTCGAGCTGCGAGATCGATTACACGAACAAGACCGTTACGGTAAAGGGGCTCGGCCGCGAGAACACGGCCCGTTACAAAGGCGCACGGTTCGGCTGCACCATAGAGTAGTCCGCGGACGCGCTTTCGTCGGCACGGGTGCGGCGCGTTTCGCTGCGCCCGGCGCCGTCCCTCCCGCCGCTGACGCATTCCACGATTGTCGCGATTCCCATGGTATGGTGAGTGTGCGCGCAGGCGAAGCCGTGCGCGGCGAAGCGCGCCTCGATCAATTCCGGATCGATGAAGGTTTGAATCGTCTTCGAGAGATAGCGGTACGCAGTGAGCCTTCCCGACA
It encodes:
- a CDS encoding serine hydrolase; translated protein: MKNKRFARTALVIAAAAVLATGLHITLADAAKDAKAGDGGKSLFAPPKTARDYWPTKDWKVKKPEELGMSSAKLKAVEDYAFTRVGPEAERKGIRTDGLVIIKNGYLVYEKYAGGFDKDRVHLTWSVSKSFTNALYGIALKEGRLKIEDPAFKYYRALDRGDHRKITIDHLLRMSSGLYSNETYEASPLKSTVNAMLFTTGHKDMAAYAAAQDFEAAPGEKWEYASPTPNLLMAMLKSTMSAAEYDRYPWDRLFNVIGMKNAVWERDAAGTFVGSSYVYATPRDMAKFGYLFLNDGAWDGKRILPEGWVRYSTTLAPAYLKTKLDAEDRKDANYGALWWLNMGVSEMDLPPVYPDAPRDMFMALGHWSQMIFVIPSLDMVIAYTGDTREKPSFDRNRFLKMIIDSIGK